The Littorina saxatilis isolate snail1 linkage group LG13, US_GU_Lsax_2.0, whole genome shotgun sequence genome contains a region encoding:
- the LOC138945330 gene encoding rab3 GTPase-activating protein catalytic subunit-like, whose product MAAEEDGDVFEITDFTTASEWERFIARLEEVLHEWKLANRDPLPNVPKGKFTEGPWEEKNEEILFADFKFLINYTRLKPSASAEAESRSSREREDADDEQQDEHKPPTITNDIISMDNDFPSRAHCLCRWYGLQEFLVIQPAPNFGVIDSESRAKILESSAAIALSDSGCHVPVFIQLQQKWRKLYTGVAIVPGANISFEMSHLKKLPSKYLHLDGLLNMFKGKLGCEYVSMPPVSVSVRFTYILEDWIHCPWPQMPPDFFSFSEGEVGCSELDVLPFGACEDPVSELHLSCTWPYLSADMIVETSGYTDLDPLQAPQWSVRIQMTEDPQCLLGQLLRAFMELCTRTETTDEILGRLATEGTDPSEKDGGEDITNALQRLTEPNLPYHIPSLGSVVSRASSKLKIKPEEAPIPPNSLNKILQHLFPDATGLGGSQSQKGKGQNSKTRDSTPVEESPPHGSPERVEEVFNEALKQLRSAPPDSLTYRLAVCMAIINLNHGGLRAVAHLWQEFILEMRYRWENNILIPDLGASASNKPSSSSSTTSSSPSAPSASVPAPNLGSCLLHQKLQMLNCCIERKVKRESAGYGHEDTVLHEASSGVFESDTSTSQPDNDAVGGGTAARKVASVNGSTTDDEDDEFFECDDGDSDEVSEAGGKGGQRRISGDSTSPRRPGSGKKNLISEKSIDSYMSDSSFKDAALMKAEGRLAPMKNMRSLSTNEPLFIPVTQEPSPMTEDMLEEQAEVLAKLGSSAEGSQLRARMQSACLLSDMESFKAANPGCCLGDFVRWYSPRDFIEEEEEDGEEKEEEERNEKNISRQCSRTEEEDGRNSASEEASGERPEDSEKDANCEAKIDSPKAADGKKSPASEEIPPQATAKASSSETSSDQDHVSSHCRPQRGHLSQRMQIPGNMWVEVWQSARHIPARRQKRLFDDTKEAEKVLHFLSGLRPSELVLHLLPMVIHASVLKLAEKEDPDVPVLKTLTDQVISKAVKVTRWPHPPEVKRYEDVIRMIELAETVSSRSKSLKTKFTRDLLEKGKAEEELHNFVSSLLQQPEVDVRGGAYGPAGSAIHKLFSAAQKAALMILEDEESTGEDAAAQPEQMKPASTVHDFPSPSAREYILRALIPRPAPYSRVLPQRMYCVLVDGDYRLAGAFCSDTTFQ is encoded by the exons ATGGCGGCAGAAGAAGACGGTGATGTGTTTGAGATCACCGATTTCACGACAGCGTCTGAGTGGGAAAGGTTCATCGCACGATTGGAGGAGGTTCTCCATGAATGGAAACTGGCAAATCGTGACCCTCTTCCCAATGTTCCAAAAGGCAAATTCACGGAAGGTCCCTGGGAAGAGAAAAACGAAGAGATTTTGTTTGCAGACTTCAAATTCCTCATAAACTACACAAGACTAAAACCCAGTGCGAGTGCCGAAGCAGAAAGCAGGAGCAGTCGCGAAAGAGAAGATGCAGACGACGAGCAACAAGATGAACACAAACCACCAACAATCACCAATGACATTATCAGCATGGACAACGATTTTCCGTCGCGGGCGCATTGTCTTTGTCGATGGTACGGTCTACAGGAATTTCTAGTCATTCAACCAGCGCCCAATTTTGGTGTCATTGACTCGGAAAGCCGTGCAAAGATTCTAGAAAGCTCTGCTGCAATAGCTCTCTCTGACTCTGGCTGCCATGTACCCGTGTTCATTCAGTTGCAGCAAAAGTGGCGCAAACTATACACAGGTGTGGCCATTGTGCCAGGCGCTAACATCAGCTTTGAGATGTCTCACCTGAAGAAACTGCCATCAAAGTACCTTCATCTGGACGGCCTGCTGAACATGTTCAAGGGAAAGCTGGGATGTGAATATGTGTCCATGCCACCTGTGTCCGTGTCTGTTAGGTTCACCTATATTTTGGAGGATTGGATTCACTGCCCTTGGCCGCAGATGCCGCCAGACTTCTTTTCATTTTCCGAAGGGGAG GTGGGATGTTCTGAGCTGGACGTACTGCCGTTTGGAGCGTGCGAGGATCCTGTCAGCGAACTACACCTGTCCTGCACCTGGCCATACCTGTCAGCTGACATGATCGTTGAGACCAGCGGCTACACTGACCTTGACCCATTGCAGGCTCCACAGTGGTCTGTGCGCATTCAGATGACGGAGGACCCACAGTGCCTTCtgg GTCAGTTACTCAGAGCTTTCATGGAGCTGTGCACTCGCACAGAAACCACAGATGAAATTCTTGGTCGCCTGGCAACCGAAGGAACTGACCCGTCAGAGAAGGACGGTGGTGAGGACATCACAAACGCCTTACAACGTCTGACGGAGCCTAACCTACCGTACCACATACCGTCGCTGGGAAGCGTCGTTTCCAGGGCAAGCTCCAAGCTGAAGATTAAACCAGAGGAGGCCCCCATCCCTCCAAACTCCCTGAACAAG ATTTTGCAGCACCTGTTCCCTGATGCCACTGGCCTGGGTGGCAGCCAATCGCAGAaaggcaaggggcaaaactctaaGACAAGGGACAGTACTCCTGTGGAGGAGTCACCCCCTCATGGAAGTCCGGAAAGAGTTGAGGAG GTTTTCAATGAAGCGCTGAAGCAACTGAGATCAGCGCCACCCGACAGCCTGACGTATCGACTGGCTGTGTGTATGGCCATCATCAACCTTAATCATGGGGGGTTGCGCGCTGTTGCACACCTTTGGCAG GAGTTCATCCTGGAGATGCGTTATCGTTGGGAGAACAACATTCTTATCCCAGACCTGGGCGCCAGCGCTTCCAACAaaccttcctcttcctcctctactacctcctcctctccctctgCCCCCTCTGCCAGTGTTCCTGCGCCCAACCTAGGATCCTGCTTGCTGCACCAGAAGCTGCAGATGCTCAACTGCTGCATTGAGCGCAAGGTCAAGCGCGAGTCGGCTGGTTATGGCCACGAAGACACCGTTCTGCATGAAGCGTCTTCAGGTGTGTTTGAGTCTGACACCTCCACCTCGCAACCTGATAACGATGCCGTGGGTGGGGGCACAGCAGCCAGGAAGGTGGCAAGTGTCAATGGTTCTACCACTGACGATGAAGACGATGAGTTCTTTGAGTGCGACGACGGCGACAGTGATGAAGTCAGTGAAGCGGGTGGGAAAGGAGGACAGAGGAGGATCTCTGGGGATTCCACCTCTCCCAGGCGGCCTGGATCCGGAAAGAAGAACCTCATCTCCGAGAAAAGCATCGACAGTTACATGAGCGATTCCTCCTTCAAAGACGCAGCGTTGATGAAAGCGGAAGGACGGCTGGCGCCGATGAAGAACATGCGATCGCTGAGCACCAACGAGCCGCTGTTCATCCCCGTGACGCAGGAGCCCTCGCCCATGACAGAAGACATGCTGGAAGAGCAGGCGGAAGTCCTGGCCAAGCTGGGCTCCTCTGCGGAAGGCTCACAGCTTCGCGCTCGCATGCAAAGCGCTTGTCTCCTGTCGGACATGGAGTCCTTCAAAGCAGCCAACCCTGGGTGCTGCTTGGGGGATTTCGTGCGCTGGTACTCCCCCAGAGACTTCAttgaggaggaagaggaggacggagaagaaaaggaggaggaggagcggAATGAGAAGAATATTTCCCGTCAATGCTCCAGAACAGAGGAGGAAGATGGCAGGAACAGTGCTAGCGAGGAAGCATCGGGGGAGAGACCAGAAGACTCAGAGAAAGACGCTAACTGCGAAGCCAAAATCGACAGTCCGAAAGCCGCAGATGGGAAGAAGTCTCCAGCCTCTGAGGAAATCCCTCCTCAAGCAACAGCAAAAGCCAGCAGCTCAGAAACTTCTTCTGACCAGGACCACGTTTCGTCACACTGTCGGCCACAGCGAGGTCACCTGAGCCAGAGGATGCAGATCCCAGGCAACATGTGGGTGGAGGTTTGGCAGAGCGCTCGTCACATTCCCGCCCGCCGGCAGAAACGTCTGTTTGACGATACTAAGGAGGCTGAGAAGGTACTCCACTTCCTCTCCGGACTGCGTCCCAGCGAGCTGGTTCTTCACCTCCTGCCCATGGTGATTCACGCGTCCGTCCTCAAGCTGGCGGAGAAGGAGGACCCGGACGTCCCCGTGCTGAAGACCCTGACGGACCAGGTCATCTCCAAGGCCGTCAAGGTCACGCGATGGCCGCATCCCCCGGAAGTGAAGCGCTACGAGGACGTCATCCGCATGATCGAGCTGGCTGAGACCGTGTCTTCCCGCTCCAAGTCACTCAAAACCAAGTTCACCCGGGACCTTCTGGAGAAGGGCAAGGCCGAGGAGGAGCTCCACAACTTTGTCTCCAGTCTTCTCCAGCAGCCGGAAGTTGATGTTCGTGGTGGTGCTTACGGCCCTGCAGGGTCTGCCATCCATAAACTGTTCAGCGCCGCTCAGAAAGCTGCTCTCATGATCTTGGAAGATGAGGAGAGCACTGGGGAAGATGCCGCCGCCCAGCCCGAACAGATGAAGCCTGCCAGCACCGTTCATGACTTTCCCAGCCCTTCCGCTCGCGAGTACATCCTGCGAGCCTTAATCCCCAGGCCCGCTCCGTACTCGCGAGTTTTGCCGCAGCGCATGTACTGTGTGCTTGTAGATGGGGACTATCGCCTGGCCGGGGCGTTCTGCTCGGACACAACTTTTCAATAG